In Aspergillus flavus chromosome 3, complete sequence, one genomic interval encodes:
- a CDS encoding ATPase component of ABC transporter (translation initiation regulator, putative), which yields MEAELQSQIPGLDHVISEYSVGYLTHASRAYVEDANAPSPLAEAADMVTELLVSASGDFSDNNEKAIRNLVEKFISSLSSADGVDAERRQMPFTAKKLDQAINVGSQRNMSSTLGLAGGNVDLESANSRKVESRVDRKKLEKAERKIRAKQEKKQMKMVQYESSRLLDQPDSTMSYEEFFMAVNPLQLGSDSAAKSKDIKIDSIDTSVGGHRILTDASLTLAYGRRYGLVGQNGIGKSTLLRALSRREVAIPSHISILHVEQEIMGDDTPALQAVLDADVWRKRLLADQDRITKQLAALEAERSSMADTSTDAARLDHEREGLDITLSDIHSKLSEMESDKAESRAASILAGLGFSPERQQFATKTFSGGWRMRLALARALFCEPDLLLLDEPSNMLDVPSITFLSNYLQGYPSTVLVVSHDRAFLNEVATDIIHQHSERLDYYKGANFDSFYATKEERKKNAKREYEKQMAERAHLQAFIDKFRYNAAKSSEAQSRIKKLERMPVLEAPESDYVVHFKFPDVEKLSPPIVQMSEISFGYSKDKPLLKNVDLDVQLDSRIGIVGPNGAGKTTVLKLLTGQLEPTSGLLSQHARLRIGYFAQHHVDALDLTTSAVSFMAKTYPGKTDEEYRRHLGAFGITGMTGLQKMELLSGGQKSRVAFACLSLTNPHILVLDEPSNHLDIEGMDALSEALQRFEGGVVMVSHDVTMLQNVCTSLWVCDKGTVTKFDGTVNAYKKMISSQANEAGVAVAH from the exons ATGGAGGCAGAACTTCAGTCACAGATTCCAGGTCTCGACCATGTGATCTCAGAATACTCTGTG GGCTACCTGACACATGCTTCAAGGGCATATGTTGAGGACGCAAATGCCCCGTCACCATTGGCGGAAGCCGCTGACATGGTCACTGAACTTCTGGTTTCTGCTTCCGGAGACTTCTCCGACAATAATGAAAAAGCTATTCGGAACTTAGTGGAAAaattcatttcttctttgagTTCTGCGGATGGTGTCGATGCGGAGCGGAGGCAAATGCCGTTCACTGCTAAGAAGCTAGACCAGGCCATCAATGTTGGGTCCCAGAGAAACATGTCCTCGACTTTGGGACTTGCTGGTGGAAATGTCGACTTGGAATCTGCCAACAGCAGGAAAGTAGAGTCTCGCGTAGACCGCAAGAAACTTGAAAAGGCAGAGCGAAAGATCCGTGCCAAacaggagaaaaagcaaatgaAGATGGTGCAATACGAATCGTCCCGTCTCCTCGACCAGCCAGATAGCACCATGTCTTACGAGGAGTTCTTCATGGCTGTTAACCCGCTCCAGCTGGGCTCGGATTCTGCAGCAAAGAGCAAGGACATTAAGATTGATAGCATTGACACCTCTGTTGGTGGTCATCGAATCCTGACCGACGCTTCTCTTACCTTGGCGTACGGTCGACGGTACGGTCTTGTTGGTCAGAACGGTATAGGAAAGTCCACTCTTCTGCGGGCCTTGAGCCGTAGAGAAGTCGCTATCCCAAGCCATATATCGATTTTGCACGTTGAACAGGAA ATCATGGGTGACGACACTCCTGCTCTGCAAGCGGTTCTAGACGCAGATGTATGGCGAAAGCGTCTTCTCGCAGACCAAGAT AGAATTACGAAACAGTTGGCTGCGCTAGAAGCCGAACGATCTTCGATGGCAGACACCTCTACAGATGCTGCCAGGCTTGATCACGAAAGGGAGGGCCTAGACATAACCTTAAGTGATATCCATTCCAAACTTTCAGAAATGGAATCGGACAAGGCCGAATCGCGCGCTGCCAGTATCTTGGCTGGTCTTGGTTTTTCACCTGAAAGACAGCAGTTTGCAACAAAAACCTTCTCTGGTGGTTGGCGAATGAGATTAGCTCTAGCGCGAGCTTTATTCTGCGAACCAGACTTGCTTCTTCTAGATG AACCCTCCAATATGCTGGACGTTCCGTCCATTACATTCTTATCCAACTACCTCCAGGGATACCCTAGTACTGTTCTTGTGGTCTCGCACGACCGGGCTTTCTTAAACGAGGTCGCTACCGATATTATACATCAACACTCTGAAAGGCTGGATTACTATAAGGGGGCCAACTTCG ACTCGTTCTATGCTACCAAGGAGGAACGGAAGAAGAATGCGAAGCGTGAATACGAGAAACAAATGGCAGAAAGAGCACATTTGCAAG CATTCATCGATAAATTTAGATACAACGCGGCCAAGTCATCCGAGGCGCAATCTCGaatcaagaagcttgagaGAATGCCAGTCTTGGAAGCCCCGGAGAGTGATTACGTTGTGCATTTCAAATTTCCAGATGTCGAAAAGCTTTCTCCACCCATTGTACAGATGTCCGAGATTTCCTTTGGTTATTCCAAAGATAAGCCCCTTTTAAAAAATGTCGATCTCGATGTGCAACTTGACTCTCGGATAGGAATTGTTGGACCGAACGGCGCTGGTAAAACCACAGTGTTGAAGCTGCTAACTGGCCAGCTTGAGCCAACTTCGGGCCTTCTTTCGCAACATGCTCGCTTACGTATTGGATACTTTGCCCAACATCATGTTGATGCTCTGGATCTGACGACCAGTGCGGTAAGCTTCATGGCAAAGACCTACCCAGGAAAGACAGACGAGGAATACCGCAGGCATCTGGGAGC ATTCGGAATCACTGGAATGACTGGACTTCAAAAGATGGAGCTCCTGTCTGGAGGACAAAAATCTCGTGTCGCATTTGCTTGCTTGTCGTTGACAAATCCACACATCTTGGTCCTTGACGAACCTTCCAACCACCTGGATATTGAAGGTATGGATGCATTGTCTGAGGCATTGCAGAGGTTCGAAGGTGGTGTCGTGATGGTATCACACGATGTGACAATGCTGCAGAACGTCTGCACTAGTCTTTGGGTGTGCGACAAGGGCACAGTAACCAAGTTCGATGGCACCGTCAATGCCTACAAGAAGATGATCAGTTCACAAGCCAACGAAGCAGGTGTAGCAGTTGCCCACTAG